A section of the Struthio camelus isolate bStrCam1 chromosome 18, bStrCam1.hap1, whole genome shotgun sequence genome encodes:
- the SOX18 gene encoding transcription factor SOX-18 isoform X2: MNISESNYCREEISQPRGDCSWVTAAVPAAEPGLAFPRPPGAASPASRTPSPEPGFAFGPGPGGAAPGAAPGAAPSRTPSPEPGYGYSPPAGRAEGKAGEDSRIRRPMNAFMVWAKDERKRLAQQNPDLHNAVLSKMLGQSWKALSASDKRPFVEEAERLRIQHLQDHPNYKYRPRRKKQAKKIKRMEPNILLHNLSQPCSDNFSMSHHGGSQPGHPQPPPLNHFRELHSMGSDIENYGLPTPEMSPLDVLEQTEPAFFPPHMQDDCNMMPFRGYHHHHQMEFPQEKCIGRDVAVPYAQTPSHLADAMRTPHPSSIYYNQMCSGTQNGLSAHLGQLSPPPEAHHMESVDHLNQTELWTDVDRNEFDQYLNMSRTRPETSGLPYHVSLSKVTPRSISCEESSLISALSDASSAVYYSPCITG; the protein is encoded by the exons ATGAATATATCTGAGTCAAACTACTGCCGAGAGGAGATATCGCAACCCCGGGGCGACTGTTCATGGGTCACCGCCGCCGTGCCGGCCGCTGAGCCCGGGCTCGCCTTCCCGCGCCCCCCGGGAGCCGCCTcccccgccagccgcacgcccagccccgagcccggcttcgccttcggccccggccccggcggcgcggcgcccggcgcggcccccggcgcggcccccagcCGCACgcccagccccgagccgggctatGGATACAGCCCCCCGGCGGGCCGCGCCGAGGGCAAGGCCGGCGAGGACTCCCGCATCCGCCGGCCCATGAACGCCTTCATGGTCTGGGCGAAGGATGAGCGCAAGCGGCTGGCGCAGCAGAACCCCGACCTGCACAACGCCGTGCTCAGCAAGATGCTGG GCCAGTCGTGGAAAGCGCTGAGCGCCAGCGACAAGCGTCCCTTCGTGGAAGAGGCAGAGAGGCTGCGAATCCAGCACCTCCAGGATCACCCCAACTACAAGTACCGCCCAAGGAGAAAGAAGCAAGCCAAGAAAATCAAGAGGATGGAACCCAATATCCTCCTCCATAACCTTTCCCAGCCTTGCAGTGACAACTTCAGCATGAGTCACCATGGCGGCAGCCAGCCGGGCCACCCCCAGCCTCCCCCACTTAACCACTTCAGAGAACTCCACTCCATGGGGTCGGATATTGAAAACTATGGCTTGCCAACTCCTGAGATGTCTCCCTTGGATGTCTTGGAACAGACCGAGCCAGCGTTTTTCCCTCCGCACATGCAGGATGACTGCAACATGATGCCCTTTCGTGgctaccaccaccatcaccagATGGAGTTTCCCCAGGAGAAGTGCATCGGGCGGGACGTGGCGGTGCCCTATGCGCAGACCCCCTCGCATTTGGCCGATGCTATGAGGACTCCCCACCCATCCAGCATATACTACAACCAGATGTGCTCGGGAACTCAGAACGGGCTTTCGGCCCACCTGGGCCAGCTCTCGCCCCCTCCCGAAGCCCACCACATGGAGAGCGTGGATCACTTGAACCAAACCGAGCTCTGGACAGACGTCGACCGCAATGAGTTCGACCAGTATTTGAACATGAGCAGGACTCGTCCTGAAACCTCAGGACTCCCTTACCATGTCTCCCTGTCCAAAGTGACTCCTAGAAGTATCTCCTGCGAGGAGAGCAGCTTGATATCTGCCTTGTCCGATGCCAGCAGCGCTGTTTACTATAGCCCGTGCATCACAGGTTAG
- the SOX18 gene encoding transcription factor SOX-18 isoform X1, with translation MGYGAAGCRMWEYGKRDMGRQGCRMREHGKQDMGRQGCRMRDTGLQGAEIRDSGYGAAGCGVWGQRIWDAGCGTQDAGRRGQSWKALSASDKRPFVEEAERLRIQHLQDHPNYKYRPRRKKQAKKIKRMEPNILLHNLSQPCSDNFSMSHHGGSQPGHPQPPPLNHFRELHSMGSDIENYGLPTPEMSPLDVLEQTEPAFFPPHMQDDCNMMPFRGYHHHHQMEFPQEKCIGRDVAVPYAQTPSHLADAMRTPHPSSIYYNQMCSGTQNGLSAHLGQLSPPPEAHHMESVDHLNQTELWTDVDRNEFDQYLNMSRTRPETSGLPYHVSLSKVTPRSISCEESSLISALSDASSAVYYSPCITG, from the exons ATGGGATATGGGGCTGCAGGATGCAGGATGTGGGAATACGGGAAGCGGGATATGGGTAGACAGGGCTGCAGGATGCGGGAACACGGGAAGCAGGATATGGGCAGACAGGGCTGCAGGATGCGGGATACAgggctgcagggtgcagagaTAAGGGATTCAGGATATGGGGCTGCAGGATGCGGCGTTTGGGGACAGCGGATTTGGGATGCAGGCTGCGGGACGCAGGATGCGGGACGCAGAG GCCAGTCGTGGAAAGCGCTGAGCGCCAGCGACAAGCGTCCCTTCGTGGAAGAGGCAGAGAGGCTGCGAATCCAGCACCTCCAGGATCACCCCAACTACAAGTACCGCCCAAGGAGAAAGAAGCAAGCCAAGAAAATCAAGAGGATGGAACCCAATATCCTCCTCCATAACCTTTCCCAGCCTTGCAGTGACAACTTCAGCATGAGTCACCATGGCGGCAGCCAGCCGGGCCACCCCCAGCCTCCCCCACTTAACCACTTCAGAGAACTCCACTCCATGGGGTCGGATATTGAAAACTATGGCTTGCCAACTCCTGAGATGTCTCCCTTGGATGTCTTGGAACAGACCGAGCCAGCGTTTTTCCCTCCGCACATGCAGGATGACTGCAACATGATGCCCTTTCGTGgctaccaccaccatcaccagATGGAGTTTCCCCAGGAGAAGTGCATCGGGCGGGACGTGGCGGTGCCCTATGCGCAGACCCCCTCGCATTTGGCCGATGCTATGAGGACTCCCCACCCATCCAGCATATACTACAACCAGATGTGCTCGGGAACTCAGAACGGGCTTTCGGCCCACCTGGGCCAGCTCTCGCCCCCTCCCGAAGCCCACCACATGGAGAGCGTGGATCACTTGAACCAAACCGAGCTCTGGACAGACGTCGACCGCAATGAGTTCGACCAGTATTTGAACATGAGCAGGACTCGTCCTGAAACCTCAGGACTCCCTTACCATGTCTCCCTGTCCAAAGTGACTCCTAGAAGTATCTCCTGCGAGGAGAGCAGCTTGATATCTGCCTTGTCCGATGCCAGCAGCGCTGTTTACTATAGCCCGTGCATCACAGGTTAG